The genomic segment AAAGAAATTGCCCGATGGGTCTTGAGATCACTCGTTTTTAGAGAAACCATATTGAATACACTTCTCTCAGACATTCACATTTGCTATTTCAGCTAAGCAGGAAGGGATTTTGGAATCCTTAAGAagatgaaagagaaacaaaaagattaaATCAGTGTAAACACATGCCatgagacaaacagacacactccTTTCAACATAAAGCTCATTGAACTTACTTATCTGTAACATGGATGACAAGGAAGTAAAGCATGTTTGaagttcaaaatgtgttttttcagttATTTACAGTGATGTAAATTGCTTAATTTAACCAATTGGTTGCGGTTTGATGCTGATTTAACCTCTGAAGGGGACAGTCGATATTTCAGTGGATTTCCAGATAACTGATAATGGATATTAGTGAAAGTGTCTTCTTCTGTGTGCTAGTAACTTTAACTATCAACAATACAGTGGACGGATGAGAGCAACCGGATTGTCATGTACAGAGACCTGTTGGTAGCTATTAATAGAAAGCTAATCAGAGTCAGAATGCATCACCCTAAACGCACGCTTGATGACTATTGCTCTCCACTTCGACTGTTTTCCACGTCCCACCAAACTCAGCTCAAACGTGATTGGTCAAAAGAAGTAACAGACACCAGAACTCTTCCAATCCAAAATCTTCAACCTACAGAATATGCATTCACATTGAAGATGTTTGTTTCAATAGATAAATCACAGTCCTGCAAAGTAGTCAGGATTTAATcactgaaatgataaaatatACGTTATGTGGAGTACAATACCTCCATGTTGACTCCTCTCATCATCCCTGTTTCCATGCTGGGTGTAATAGGAGGTGAGGATGTCAACAAGTCCTAtcatctcctgctgcagagagtTGACTTTAGGATCTGGGTGCTTTAGAGGTTTACTCTCCTCTTGTGAATGATGGTCTGAACACAGACACTCCCACTGCTGATCCAGGAGCCGCTTGATCTTCTTGACATGGTGCATGACCATAGCTGTTTCTGAAGCCCCTATAAGTCCAACGGACTCCAATGAGCTCTTTTCAGAGGAATCAGAGTCTTTTCGTGGACTTAGTTGTTCATTTGTAAGAACCGTTCTTGCAGAGTTTGATGCATATTGACTTCTTGACACTTGATTATTTGGTTCAATGGCTCTCACCACTGTTTCATCTCCATCCTGGTCTACCACCACTCTCTCCGCACGGACCCAAACTCCAGGATTTCTGACCAGATGCTCAatcttttcctcctttcttctgCTCTCATCCTGCTGTTCCTTTAGCAGTCCTAATGCTCTCTGTAGCTCCAGGCCAGTCTCATGAAGCTTCTGCTCTAGTACAGCTACCTTGGCCTGCAGGGAAGTCACCGTCAGCAGCTCATCCAGATCTGTACTAGTCCTCCACTCATGTGATGGATTGGAGCATTCTTGATGGAAACCATTATTTCTAGGGAACATAAGGTGACTTTCATGTCGTGGCCTTTTGATGTCCGATATATCATAGTGGATTGAGTCTGTGCTACCATTAATTGAAGGAGTTCGGATATTTTGATTCAGGCCCAAATGTAGTCTTTCCCTTTCCTCCTGAAGGATACAGATCTGGGCCCTGAGCTCTGGAATTACCCTCATCTCCAACTCAAGCTCTCCCACACGTTCAAGGGCCTCTGTCAGGCGCCTCAACAACTCTGAGCAGTCCTGTGGTCGAGGGCTTGCTGATGAGTAAAAGACGTCTTCACAAGAAATATTCCTTTCTTCAAGGTTATCCCTGGAACTTCGGAGGCTTCCAGGGTCGTCGGTGGACTCTGATCCCTGTCTCAGCAGTACTGTAAGTGGAAGACTTGAGGCACGGAGGAGATGAGGTCTGATGTGTTCACCTAAAGGTTGCTCATCAAACTCCTTGATTCTGGCTTCCATCTCCGCCAGGGATTTGAGCCCTGTAGGAGAAAGTAGCGTCCTGTGATCATTTGCCCAGGATATGTAGTTGTGATGATAGGTATCTGATAATTTGGACCTAGGGCCAAGAGCTCCAGTAGAACCCCAGGGACTCGGGCGGTAGCCACACGCAGAAGGGTTGAGGTTCCTGGGTAGAGTGCTTGCCCTTGGGCCCTTGTTTCGACGCTGGATGGGGACTCTTTTGATTGTGTTACCCTTCTCTATGTCATCCACATATTTCAGGAAGTCCAGATCGAGTTGGAAGCCATAAGGGGTTTCTACCGAGTATGGGGGCTTCCCTTTTATTCCATTTTCCGTTGGTTTATGTTGTCTCTCCATCATCTCTCTGTCTTCAGTTGTCCAAGCAGTTTGCTGTCACATTATCTGTTTGGACCAGTGGTAtctgaaaaaacacattcaaggttgaattaaatcaaaaacacatttgatttaaaaacacacaacttgtAGGGTATTATTACATGTAGCAGTCTTGGTTATTATGTTATctaataaaataatgaagccATTCATAAATTCCAAAGGGGCAAAGCAGATACATTAAGGCACTAACTCACATTAACATAAGGTTTACTTGTGATATTTTTTGTTGGAGATTAGCTCTCAAATTTATATCCAGATGGGGGAACACTCAGTACAGCAGTCGTCTCTTTTTGTACTCCAAATTGTGCCGCACAGCTctacacaaaaacatcaaattacgctctctttttccctcccattcccttttttttaccCAAAGACTTCTGTTTTTCTCACACTCTCCCTGCTTCATTTCTTCCATGCACCAAGACAGCTATTATTCAACAGTGGCAGACCCGAGGTTCCCTTGATTACAGCCCTGCCATCCAGGATGAGGGCTGAAAATAGCTCTGGACCGTACAGCCCAGCAGCTATGGCCAGCGGAGAAAAAAAGTATACTCCTACAgacataaaaacagacaacCATTGTTGTGAGTCACTACTTTCCTCTCATTCTGCGCTCCCCTTGCATCCTATTTCAAAACCTCAGTTCAAAAATCAGTTTAATAAGTAAACCATACTTATTAAACTGAGTAAGTTTCTCGTGTCTGTCACGTTTTTGCTTGCATAAATTTAAAGTATTTGACTATATCGTCTTCAGATACTAGTATATTCTAGTATTCATAGTAGTTAATTCAATAAAAAGTCATTGTTTCTCTTACCTCTAAGTGACTCTCCCTTTCTCCAGCCCCTCCACCCCCCTCTCCTGACCACCAGCCTCTGTGGCAGCTCATCGTCCTCTCAAGACACCACAGCCACCGAGCCACAGCCCCAAACAATGTCAGCTATGcagtaaacagacaaacaccACCAAATGGGCCTGCTGGGAATTCTGACCTCCATcattcacacactctctgatGGACGGCAATAAACAGCAAGAAATCCTTTATAAACAGACATGGACCTACACATTTTCACAAGCTAAGAGGGGTTAACACTGACATATATTTGTGTCTATTTGAAGTAAAAGACACGTGCATTtaatgtgcaaatgtgtgttAGACGCCTGTCCCCTGTCTAGTATATTGTCATTACTTGTtctcagaaaaaagaaaacaggtcaTTAAAGATAATGATTGACATTCCAGTAACACTTAAATGCTACTTCAGGCTTTGTTATTGTTTAACATTTTGGGTTATTATAGCCTACATAGATGAAAACCTATTCTGTTGGTAAGTGGCTGAAGATTCTCAGTCAAAGAGGTGACCGACTTGGTTGAAGGTCTTAAAGCTATTTCCCCTCTTGTTTCATCATTTCTTTGATTCAGACATGTTCAAGAACTTTAACCAAGTCCATCTGCCTTTTGGATTAAATTTGAATTCTCTTCTAAAGAGGGCTTTGGATCTGTTTAACACACTGAGATATCATGCAGTTTTATAATGACTCAATTTGGGAAACTCCGCTTATCTAGTAGATAAGAACACTGAACTTATTTGTCATGATCTATAAACGTTTTTTTAACAAAGCACAACTCCATCTGACTGTCTGTTCTGTTGCTGTTACAGAAACCTAATACATGTGTTATACATTGAACCTGATACAGTTTGTATGTTGTTATGCCAGTAGGGTTTTATGATGTTGAGAGGAATGTGTCAGCACTTCAGCTGACAAGTCTAAGTTTAGCCTATACATGTGGGTGTAAAGCTAAAGCGTATGCCATGAGCCAACACacatacttttgtttttattttacaaactaGTATTGGATTAATCAGTTGGATGTCTTTTGGATGTACTTAGAATCAGCGAGACACAAGATTATCTTTTTGTTATGATGATCAAGGTCTGGAGGTTGTACGATAGTTAGATCAAACAAAGAGAGTAGTAATGTTAGCAAAGGCCGTATTCAAAGCAACTTAATCAGCCCTGTACAGCAGAGCACCTGTCACTGCAGACATCTCAATAAGTCTCTGCTCAGACATGACTATGAAAATGCAAGCCATGGCTGCAGTTCAACAGAATGGAAAATGTTCAGTAGACAGACATACCGGTActttgaagttaaaaaaaaaaaaaaaaggggggggggttcttgAAATTAAAAGTATACACTCAAGATTATGGGGAGAGTAAATGTGGTAACATAAATGATATAAGATGTttccttaaaggggacatattgtgaaaaaatccacttctacagtgtttttgaacatatattagGATAACATGAGTGTCtaccaacccacaaaatgtgaaataaatccatccagtcctttctTTGTAGTCtgtataagtcttacaacatagagaaaaatgctccgtttcaaatttgctcaacttgtgatgtcacaagtttaATGCCCCTTCCCTCCCCTGACATCTCCACCAATGGACTTCATCCCCAGCCTACAGCAAAACCGttgtgcaggtccgccatttttattctcgctacagaggagtgatgtctaccgggaaaacttaGGGGGGCTCATCgcaacagagcgttctgagagagctggtttatacagggtcacaaacctcctctggtgcttgattcatgttatattttgatcaaagcacaacacagatgtttcatttagaccacaggggactgtttgaaaaggtggaaaagggctataatatgtcctctttaatgtatAGACAATAACATTGATACTTTTGGTAGTCTTGAAGCTAGAGAGGGACAGATAGCTCAGCTTAGTTAGCATAATGACTGTTAGCAGGGCAAGCAATTAGCCTCTCTTGTAATGAGACACAACCTCTTGTAAAATTTCAGCAACACCTAATTTTAGCTGTTTTtgaacaaattacaaataacGTGATCACTGTAGGTGCTTG from the Labrus bergylta chromosome 4, fLabBer1.1, whole genome shotgun sequence genome contains:
- the LOC109997598 gene encoding KN motif and ankyrin repeat domain-containing protein 4, whose translation is MMERQHKPTENGIKGKPPYSVETPYGFQLDLDFLKYVDDIEKGNTIKRVPIQRRNKGPRASTLPRNLNPSACGYRPSPWGSTGALGPRSKLSDTYHHNYISWANDHRTLLSPTGLKSLAEMEARIKEFDEQPLGEHIRPHLLRASSLPLTVLLRQGSESTDDPGSLRSSRDNLEERNISCEDVFYSSASPRPQDCSELLRRLTEALERVGELELEMRVIPELRAQICILQEERERLHLGLNQNIRTPSINGSTDSIHYDISDIKRPRHESHLMFPRNNGFHQECSNPSHEWRTSTDLDELLTVTSLQAKVAVLEQKLHETGLELQRALGLLKEQQDESRRKEEKIEHLVRNPGVWVRAERVVVDQDGDETVVRAIEPNNQVSRSQYASNSARTVLTNEQLSPRKDSDSSEKSSLESVGLIGASETAMVMHHVKKIKRLLDQQWECLCSDHHSQEESKPLKHPDPKVNSLQQEMIGLVDILTSYYTQHGNRDDERSQHGASKSIMRTDGCYLMSESPHSGGVNERGNLDGQHSVNQHKQKEGLISPWEMADVQVDADPGKRWMDEKKQMSPDREMISGAVGSRQTDGVEASVKAETQEKTAKMKPRSPGEQMEGHSGSETTTGARGIVTADFVAACQFLKDHMDNMDNPNEDMRKALVVCFQHWFSAAAEESSVASRLAVYLREVKKDTPSLLAFLVNLADDNSNTVLHYSVSHCNYNIVSMLLDTGVSDLNLQNNAGYTPVMLAALTAPDGPGGMEVVRKLMEQGNIHTRSSQTGQTALHLAVRHGRVVMVRLLLSCGADTNIQDNQGNTALMFAAERGHTHIARLLLERSQCDLTLTDKRGQTALSIAMQGSHTDTAALLQAHAKARAL